The following proteins are co-located in the Solenopsis invicta isolate M01_SB chromosome 7, UNIL_Sinv_3.0, whole genome shotgun sequence genome:
- the LOC120358281 gene encoding uncharacterized protein LOC120358281, whose amino-acid sequence MGDLPGPRVSGTRAFINVGVDYGGPFNLKLSRNKSCKAYKLSHKEIIERYCSKNAIQWHFIPSYSPHMGGIWKAGIKSVKTHLRKILGEALLTFEEMYTILTQTEAVLNSRPLTPVSANPDDLRALTPGHFLIGAPLNAIPQCSLLEQSVNQLTQFQYLTKLVQFFWFGWSTEYLSNLQQRMKWNREDTVSPVRIGSMVILCEDHVPSMQWPLGRIIECHPERDNKCRVISIRTAKGIVTRAISKICILPIDIE is encoded by the exons ATGGGAGATTTACCAGGTCCTCGCGTTTCCGGCACTCGTGCGTTTATTAACGTAGGTGTAGACTACGGAGGTCCGTTCAACCTGAAACTTAGTCGCAATAAAAGTTGCAAGGCGTAT aaattatctCACAAGGAAATTATTGAACGTTATTGCTCCAAGAACGCCATTCAATGGCATTTTATTCCATCTTATTCTCCACACATGGGAGGTATTTGGAAGGCGGGCATCAAGTCGGTGAAAACTCACCTCAGAAAAATACTGGGTGAGGCCCTACTCACTTTTGAAGAAATGTACACTATTCTTACTCAAACTGAAGCTGTGCTCAACTCTCGACCATTAACTCCTGTATCAGCTAACCCTGATGATCTCAGGGCATTAACACCCGGTCATTTCCTGATCGGAGCTCCACTTAACGCTATCCCACAATGTTCTCTTTTAGAGCAATCTGTTAATCAACTCACTCAATTTCAATATCTTACCAAATTAGTTCAATTTTTTTGGTTTGGATGGTCAACGGAATACTTGTCAAATTTACAACAAAGAATGAAATGGAATCGCGAGGATACAGTGTCTCCGGTCAGGATCGGATCAATGGTGATTCTTTGCGAAGATCATGTTCCTTCTATGCAATGGCCGTTAGGACGAATAATCGAGTGCCATCCCGAAAGGGATAACAAATGTAGAGTTATAAGCATAAGAACAGCGAAGGGGATAGTAACACGTgcaatttctaaaatttgtattttgccAATAGACATAGAATAA